The genomic region CGCGAGCAGGCACAAAGCGGCAATCTTGAATTGGCCGATCCCTTCCTCGCTGCTGGTCAGTTTATGGCACTGGTCGGTCGGGATACGGAACTCAAAGCGCTTTTCGGGGTCGAATCCCACCTCTCTTCCCAAGAGATGCGGCGGCGGGCAAAGGCCGGTGTCGACGTGTTCTTGAAGGCGTATGGGACACGGGGCGTGGTCCTGCCATCCAGAGTTCCAAAGACGGCTCGAAGATCATTGCGACTGAGGTAGGCGATGTTTTCGAGGGGGGAGAGCAAAGGTGACCGGAGCAGGTTCGTAGTGCACGCTACGTTGCTTTTGGCCGCGATGCTTCTTGCTTTTCTCAATGCTGGTTGCGCAGCGACGCTTCCTCGCATCACCGTTCCAGAGACGCTAGTCGACGAAGCTCATCTAAGTGGAATGGAAGGTGTTCGCATTTGGGGAGATGCGTCTGAGGAATCTCTGCGGCAGCTGGTGCGGGCGGAGGCTCCCAAAATGCAAGCCCTCATGCAATCGCGCACGCGTCAGGGCGAACGTCCTGTCATCAATATCGCTGCTATATCGGGCGGTGCCGACGATGGTGCATTCGGAGCAGGACTTTTGGTTGGCTGGAGTGATGCTGGCACGAGGCCCGATTTCGATCTCGTCACAGGTGTGAGCGCAGGGGCGCTGATCGCTCCGTTCGTATTTCTTGGACGGCGGAAGGATGCTGAGCTCCAAGATATTTTCACCAAGTATACGCAACAGGACATCTTCACGAAAAACGTCATATCCGGGTTGGTTGGGGGCCCGGCTTTAGCTGACAGTTCTCCTCTTGCGCGTCTTATCGCCAGATATGTCGACAAGGAATTCCTGCGTGAAGTCGCCCGTGAGCGGGCTAAGGGGCGCATCCTCTTGGTCGGAACAACGAACCTCGATGCGCAGCGTCCAGTGCTTTGGGACATGGGACGCATTGCGATGAGTGATAGTCCTGAAGCTCTTGGTCTGTTTCGGAATGTCTTATTGGCCTCCGCCTCTATTCCCGGCGTCTTTCCCCCTGTGCACATTCAAGTCCGTGCGGACGGCAGGACGTATGACGAGATGCATGTCGATGGTGGCGTGACCCAGCAGGTGTTTGTGGTGCCGCCTTCTTTGTCGCTCAGAAGTGCCGGACAAGGATCAAAGCCATTGGCCAGACGGGTTTTCATCATCCGAAATGGCAAGATAAGTCCCGAGTGGCAACCCGTGGAGGCGAACACGCTATCCATTACGGGGCGCTCGATCTCAACGCTCATCAAGAACGAAGGCCTCGGCGATCTCTACCGCATCTATGCGACCGCCAAACGCGATCACATGGACTTCAATCTCGCAGCTATCCCCGCAAACTTCGAAATGAAAAGTCCGGCGCCGTTCGATCAAAAGTACATGCGAGCGCTCTATGATGTCGGTTATCGCGCGGGACGCCTCGGTTTTAAATGGATGAAGGCACCGCCGGGTCTTGAAGAACAACCCATCTCCCAGACAAAAGCTCGAGATTTAGCTGTGTCTACGAACAATTGAGGACCACGAATGACGTCAGCAATAGCATTGAGGTTTGCCAAGCAATTTGCGGCGGCAAGCTTCGTCTTTTTTCTCGCTTCCCCTGTATTTGCCCAGGTCCCGGGTGGTCCGCCGGTCGTCGGCTATGTCGTTGCTGAAAAGAAGCCGGTCACGCAGATCCAGGAGTTCATCGGGCGCATCGAAGCCGTCAATAAGGTAAATGTCGTCGCGCGTGTCTCTGCGGAACTTGAGGAAGCGCCGTTCAAGGAGGGCACAGAAGTCAAGAAGGGAGACATTCTTTATCAGCTAGAAAAGCCGCCCTATGAAGCGGCCGTTGAAAGCGCGAAGGCATCTGTCGATCAATTCCGTGCGCTCCTTCGCAACGCCGTTTTGACCACGGAGCGCTATAAAAAACTTTTGTCCAGCCCTGCGGGCCAGCAATCGAGCGTCGATAGTGCGCTCGCACAGCAGCAATCTTATGAAGCGCAGATGCTCGGCGCCCAAGCGCAGCAAAAGACGGCTGAGATCAACCTCGGCTATACCACCATCCGATCACCAATCGACGGTAAGGTTGGACGCATCGCTGTCACGGTCGGAAATATCGTGGGACCGACTTCGGGCACGCTGACCACCATCGTCAGCCAAGACCCAATGTATGTGACGTTTCCGGTCCCATCGCCGACGCTGCTCGAGCTCGGACGAATGTACGCACCAAAGGGAGGCTTCGACGCGGTTGTTCTTCGTATCCGACTACCGGACGGCACTCTCTACGCTGAAAAAGGAAAGCTTGATTACGTCGATCCTTCGGTCGCAACCAATACGGACACCGTCACGGTACGGGGAACCATTCCCAATCCGCTTCGCAAGTCTGGAAATGAATCGCTTCGCCCGTTGATTGATGGAGAATTCGTCACTGCTCTCGTCGAGGGCGTCGAGCCGGTCGTCGCTCTGGCAATTCCAAGGTCAGCGGTCTTGTCCGATCAGCAGGGCGATTACGTTTACGTTATCAGCGCTGACAATGTCGTAACCCAGCGACGAATTCAACTTGGCCAGTCGACGGCCGCCGTCGCGATGATTTCTGCCGGACTGAGTGAAGGGGAAAAGGTCGTAACCGAAGGCATCCAGCGCGTTCGCCCCAATCTCAAAGTCGCCCCGCAGCCTGCCGGGCCCGATCCAATCAAAGCGAATGGTCAATAAGCCATGTTCTCAGCAATCTTTGTCGACCGGCCTCGGCTGGCGATCGTCATCGCCATTGTCATCACGATAGCGGGCGCGCTTGCAATATCGCGTATTCCCGTCGCGCAGTTCCCCGACCTTGTGCCGCCTCAGGTGCAAGTTTCGACGACCTATCCGGGTGCCTCCGCCAGCGTTGTCGAAGCCGCCGTCGCCCAGCCGCTCGAATCCCA from Hyphomicrobium sp. MC1 harbors:
- a CDS encoding patatin-like phospholipase family protein, translated to MQALMQSRTRQGERPVINIAAISGGADDGAFGAGLLVGWSDAGTRPDFDLVTGVSAGALIAPFVFLGRRKDAELQDIFTKYTQQDIFTKNVISGLVGGPALADSSPLARLIARYVDKEFLREVARERAKGRILLVGTTNLDAQRPVLWDMGRIAMSDSPEALGLFRNVLLASASIPGVFPPVHIQVRADGRTYDEMHVDGGVTQQVFVVPPSLSLRSAGQGSKPLARRVFIIRNGKISPEWQPVEANTLSITGRSISTLIKNEGLGDLYRIYATAKRDHMDFNLAAIPANFEMKSPAPFDQKYMRALYDVGYRAGRLGFKWMKAPPGLEEQPISQTKARDLAVSTNN
- a CDS encoding efflux RND transporter periplasmic adaptor subunit; translated protein: MTSAIALRFAKQFAAASFVFFLASPVFAQVPGGPPVVGYVVAEKKPVTQIQEFIGRIEAVNKVNVVARVSAELEEAPFKEGTEVKKGDILYQLEKPPYEAAVESAKASVDQFRALLRNAVLTTERYKKLLSSPAGQQSSVDSALAQQQSYEAQMLGAQAQQKTAEINLGYTTIRSPIDGKVGRIAVTVGNIVGPTSGTLTTIVSQDPMYVTFPVPSPTLLELGRMYAPKGGFDAVVLRIRLPDGTLYAEKGKLDYVDPSVATNTDTVTVRGTIPNPLRKSGNESLRPLIDGEFVTALVEGVEPVVALAIPRSAVLSDQQGDYVYVISADNVVTQRRIQLGQSTAAVAMISAGLSEGEKVVTEGIQRVRPNLKVAPQPAGPDPIKANGQ